The Eurosta solidaginis isolate ZX-2024a chromosome 4, ASM4086904v1, whole genome shotgun sequence genome includes a window with the following:
- the LOC137250301 gene encoding large ribosomal subunit protein P1, which yields MSTKAELACVYAALILVDDDVSITGEKLSTILKAANVEVEPYWPGLFAKALEGINVKDLITNIGSGVGAAAPAGGAAPAGGDAAPAEAKKEEKKKEEEPEESDDDMGFGLFD from the exons ATGTCTACAAAAGCTGAACTCGCTTGCGTGTATGCTGCTCTCATCCTGGTTGATGATGATGTTTCCATTACT GGCGAAAAACTTTCCACCATTCTGAAGGCCGCGAATGTTGAAGTCGAACCTTACTGGCCGGGTTTGTTCGCCAAAGCATTGGAAGGTATCAATGTTAAGGATTTGATAACTAATATTGGATCCGGTGTAGGTGCTGCTGCCCCAGCTGGTGGTGCTGCCCCTGCCGGCGGAGACGCTGCTCCCGCTGAGGCTAAGAAGGAAGAAAAGAAGAAAGAAGAGGAACCAGAGGAGTCTGATGATGACATGGGCTTCGGTCTGTTCGATTAA
- the Ype gene encoding protein yippee — MGRIFLEHCGGSKLFNCAQCQTNLTNRSQLISTRFTGATGRAYLFKRVVNLTFSSVQERVMLTGRHMVRDVMCKSCEAKLGWMYEYATEDAQKYKEGRVILEYALINETEGFQGESGTAH; from the exons ATGGGCCGCATTTTCCTGGAGCATTGTGGCGGCTCAAAACTGTTCAACTGTGCACAGTGTCAAACTAATTTAACCAATCGTAGTCAATTGATTAGTACACGATTTACAGGTGCTACGG GTCGAGCTTATCTATTCAAACGTGTAGTAAACCTAACCTTCAGCAGCGTACAAGAACGTGTTATGCTCACTGGCCGGCACATGGTTCGCGATGTAATGTGCAAAAGCTGTGAAGCTAAATTGGGTTGGATGTATGAATATGCCACCGAGGATGcacaaaa GTACAAGGAAGGGCGTGTTATCTTAGAGTACGCACTAATAAATGAAACCGAAGGTTTCCAAGGCGAAAGCGGTACAGCTcattga